The Sorangiineae bacterium MSr11367 genome window below encodes:
- a CDS encoding TetR/AcrR family transcriptional regulator — protein sequence MPARRDRPKQIRGEQLVSKIFDATLAELARVDFESLSMETVAERAGVNKSTLYRRWPTKLDLVRATLDDVTDVRISVPDHGSLRADLLGFLRTVRDFCLSPEMQGIMRLMFGGKAHPELAAVIEAISERKDADSRKIVDRAIARGELPRGVDGAMLLDAMAGAVMNVIFFMNQCFDDAKLERLIEMLLVGAQNGGGSIAKPVTRAKRPAAARKS from the coding sequence ATGCCCGCCCGTCGCGACAGACCGAAGCAAATCCGCGGAGAACAGCTCGTTTCGAAGATTTTCGATGCGACGTTGGCCGAGCTGGCGCGGGTCGATTTCGAGTCGCTCTCCATGGAAACGGTCGCGGAGCGAGCCGGGGTCAACAAGAGCACGCTTTACCGCCGGTGGCCGACGAAGCTCGACCTGGTGCGGGCCACCCTGGACGATGTCACCGATGTGCGCATCAGCGTGCCCGATCACGGCAGCCTGCGCGCAGATCTCCTGGGGTTCCTTCGCACCGTGCGCGATTTCTGCCTCTCACCGGAGATGCAAGGCATCATGCGGCTGATGTTCGGCGGGAAGGCCCACCCCGAGTTGGCCGCGGTCATCGAGGCGATTAGCGAGCGAAAGGATGCGGACTCGCGGAAGATCGTTGACCGCGCCATAGCCCGCGGCGAGCTGCCGCGCGGCGTCGATGGTGCGATGCTCCTCGACGCGATGGCCGGCGCCGTGATGAACGTCATCTTCTTCATGAACCAGTGCTTCGACGACGCGAAGCTCGAACGGCTCATCGAGATGCTGCTCGTCGGGGCACAAAACGGCGGCGGAAGCATCGCAAAACCGGTCACCCGCGCGAAGCGCCCTGCCGCCGCCCGCAAGTCCTAG
- a CDS encoding cupin domain-containing protein, whose protein sequence is MTRRTLVGTRPLASGVGAMVALLAFLQPAKADLNPAALVYKKPNQIAWKDEGGGLKTAVLRGDPTKPGTYIMLVKWAPHHMSRPHFHPNDRFITVLSGTWWVGTGNKYEPESTVAMPAGSFVTHFAKGVHYDGAKDEEATLQIVGEGPATMIPAEAK, encoded by the coding sequence ATGACGAGGAGAACGCTCGTCGGAACCCGGCCATTGGCTTCGGGCGTCGGTGCGATGGTGGCGTTGTTGGCATTTCTACAACCCGCCAAGGCAGATTTGAATCCGGCGGCTTTGGTGTACAAAAAGCCGAACCAAATTGCGTGGAAGGACGAAGGCGGCGGTTTGAAAACCGCGGTGTTGCGCGGCGATCCCACGAAACCGGGGACGTACATCATGCTGGTGAAGTGGGCGCCTCATCATATGAGCCGTCCGCATTTTCATCCGAATGACCGATTCATCACGGTTCTCTCGGGAACGTGGTGGGTTGGCACCGGGAACAAGTACGAGCCGGAGAGCACCGTCGCCATGCCCGCGGGAAGTTTTGTCACGCACTTTGCCAAAGGCGTTCATTACGACGGCGCCAAAGACGAGGAGGCTACGTTGCAAATCGTGGGAGAAGGTCCCGCCACCATGATTCCTGCGGAGGCGAAATGA